A region of Diospyros lotus cultivar Yz01 chromosome 3, ASM1463336v1, whole genome shotgun sequence DNA encodes the following proteins:
- the LOC127797822 gene encoding chorismate synthase 1, chloroplastic: protein MKHFQIESNIVRCPNHEYAEKMIAAIDAVRVRGDSIGGVITCIARNVPRGLGSPVFDKLEAELAKAALSIPATKGFEFGSGFAGTLLTGSEHNDEFFIDGHERIRTRTNQSGGIQGGISNGEIISMRIAFKPTATITRKQHTVTRDKQETELIARGRHDPCVVPRAVPIVEAAVALVLVDQLMAQYAQCNLFPINPALQEPMELPRLESAGVPL from the exons ATGAAACATTTCCAGATAGAGAGTAATATTGTCCGCTGCCCAAATCATGAGTATGCAGAAAAAATGATTGCCGCCATTGATGCTGTACGAGTGAGAGGGGATTCTATTGGTGGTGTCATCACATGCATAGCAAGAAATGTTCCACGT GGGCTTGGTTCACCTGTCTTTGATAAGCTTGAAGCCGAGCTGGCTAAAGCTGCATTGTCCATACCTGCAACAAAAGGATTTGAATTTGGAAGTGGTTTTGCAG GTACGCTTTTGACTGGGAGTGAGCATAATGATGAGTTCTTTATAGATGGACATGAGCGAATTAGGACAAGAACAAACCAATCTGGTGGGATCCAG GGTGGAATATCCAATGGAGAAATAATAAGCATGAGAATAGCTTTCAAGCCAACGGCCACAATCACa AGGAAACAACATACAGTTACTAGAGATAAGCAAGAGACGGAGCTTATAGCCCGAGGTCGTCATGATCCTTGTGTTGTCCCTCGAG CGGTGCCAATAGTGGAGGCTGCGGTAGCCCTGGTGCTTGTTGATCAACTGATGGCACAGTATGCACAATGTAATTTGTTCCCGATTAATCCAGCACT